One part of the Marinobacter sp. M3C genome encodes these proteins:
- a CDS encoding branched-chain amino acid ABC transporter permease → MFSEFLQYLFTGITIGATYALIALGFTLIYNASHVINFAQGEFLMIGGMATVSLTAMGVPMLLAIVLAVVLAGLMGIALQRLAIAPAKDANVVTLIIITIGASIFIRGLAQLVWGKKYHVMPNFSSDEPIEIFGAVLNSQSLWVLGVGAVLVAVLVYFFTRTMTGKAILATSMNKDAARLVGIRTQMVLMLAFMVSALLGSIAGIVVAPITFTSYDIGIILGLKGFVAAAIGGLGSGVGAVVGGLALGVVEAMAAGYLSSDYKDAVAFSMILLVLFFMPRGLFGAKVVERV, encoded by the coding sequence ATGTTCTCTGAATTTCTGCAGTACCTGTTTACCGGTATCACCATTGGTGCTACCTACGCCCTGATCGCTTTGGGCTTTACCCTTATTTACAACGCCAGCCACGTGATCAACTTCGCCCAGGGCGAATTTTTGATGATTGGCGGTATGGCAACCGTGTCTTTAACGGCCATGGGTGTGCCCATGTTGCTTGCCATCGTGTTGGCGGTTGTTCTTGCGGGTCTTATGGGTATTGCCCTGCAGCGCCTGGCGATTGCGCCAGCAAAAGATGCGAACGTTGTCACGTTAATCATTATTACCATCGGCGCGTCCATTTTTATCCGTGGTCTGGCTCAATTGGTGTGGGGCAAAAAGTACCACGTGATGCCTAACTTCAGCAGCGATGAACCGATTGAGATATTTGGCGCCGTACTGAACAGTCAGAGCCTATGGGTGCTGGGTGTGGGGGCGGTGCTGGTCGCGGTATTGGTGTATTTCTTCACCCGCACAATGACCGGCAAAGCCATTCTTGCCACTTCTATGAACAAAGACGCCGCCCGCTTGGTGGGTATTCGTACCCAGATGGTGTTGATGCTGGCGTTCATGGTGTCTGCACTGTTGGGTTCAATCGCCGGCATTGTGGTCGCGCCCATTACCTTCACTTCTTACGATATTGGCATCATCCTTGGCTTGAAAGGCTTTGTGGCTGCGGCTATTGGCGGCCTGGGTAGTGGTGTGGGCGCCGTTGTGGGTGGCCTGGCGCTGGGGGTGGTTGAAGCCATGGCAGCGGGCTATCTGTCGTCTGATTACAAAGATGCGGTGGCCTTCTCAATGATTCTGCTGGTGTTGTTCTTCATGCCCCGGGGCCTGTTTGGCGCCAAAGTTGTGGAGCGGGTGTGA
- the bktB gene encoding beta-ketothiolase BktB, which yields MKLTDVVILDGARTAIGGFGGSLSSMGPADLGTCVAKEAISRSAVPAEDIDHSVFGHIISTGPADAYVARHIGLNAGLQKGSAAFNVNRLCGSGMQAVISAAQMIIMGDSQIALAGGVESMSQGAYVLPNVRKGLRMGDGKVVDMTLGILSDPFGSGHMGLTAERIAQKYGLSREDLDVFSAESHRRASHAIESGYFKEQIVPVAVKQGRKEFIFKQDEHVRADTTVESLSGLKPAFAKDGIVTPGNASGLNDGAAAMILTSAAEAEKRGLKARARLVGYAFAGVDPGLMGLGPIPAVRRVLEQTCLSVADLDVIESNEAFAAQALAVSKELGLPADKVNPNGGAVALGHPVGATGSILIIKTLAELERTGGRYGLITMCIGGGQGIALIVESIR from the coding sequence ATGAAACTGACCGATGTAGTTATTCTCGACGGAGCACGCACAGCTATAGGCGGCTTCGGCGGAAGTTTAAGCTCGATGGGCCCGGCCGATCTGGGCACCTGTGTGGCAAAAGAGGCGATCAGCCGATCAGCTGTGCCCGCAGAAGACATCGACCATTCCGTTTTTGGTCATATTATTTCGACTGGCCCGGCAGATGCCTACGTAGCGCGCCATATCGGCCTTAATGCCGGTCTGCAGAAAGGTTCTGCGGCGTTCAATGTAAATCGTCTCTGTGGTTCCGGGATGCAGGCGGTTATCAGCGCCGCGCAGATGATTATTATGGGCGACAGCCAGATTGCATTGGCCGGTGGCGTCGAAAGCATGAGCCAGGGGGCTTATGTTCTTCCTAATGTCCGCAAGGGCTTGAGGATGGGCGACGGGAAAGTGGTCGATATGACACTGGGCATTCTCAGCGATCCGTTTGGTAGCGGTCACATGGGCCTGACGGCTGAGCGTATTGCCCAAAAGTATGGCCTCAGCCGTGAAGATCTAGATGTGTTTTCGGCGGAAAGTCATCGTCGTGCCAGCCATGCTATTGAGAGTGGCTACTTTAAAGAACAGATTGTGCCTGTGGCCGTAAAACAGGGTCGCAAGGAGTTCATTTTTAAGCAGGACGAGCATGTACGTGCAGATACGACTGTCGAAAGTCTTTCTGGCCTCAAACCTGCCTTTGCTAAAGATGGTATCGTTACGCCAGGCAATGCGTCTGGTCTTAACGACGGTGCGGCCGCCATGATATTGACGAGCGCAGCAGAAGCCGAAAAACGTGGACTTAAAGCGCGTGCACGCTTGGTGGGTTATGCCTTTGCTGGGGTGGATCCCGGTCTAATGGGCCTTGGCCCGATCCCGGCTGTGCGTCGGGTGCTGGAGCAGACCTGCCTTAGTGTGGCAGATCTGGATGTAATTGAATCCAATGAAGCGTTTGCCGCCCAGGCGCTTGCGGTCAGCAAAGAACTCGGTTTGCCGGCAGACAAGGTAAATCCGAACGGCGGTGCTGTTGCGCTGGGGCACCCGGTAGGTGCTACAGGCTCCATCCTCATCATCAAAACCCTAGCGGAGCTTGAACGCACGGGCGGTCGCTATGGCCTTATTACGATGTGTATCGGCGGCGGCCAGGGCATTGCGCTGATTGTTGAAAGCATCCGATGA
- a CDS encoding ABC transporter substrate-binding protein: MNGTLARYTKKFLAITAAGLLAMSAQAADPIRIGSFLSVTGPASFLGDPELKTLEMYVEKINKEGGVLGRQLELIHYDDAGNASSARNFASRLIRSDRVDIIVGGSTTGATMAAVPMVEQAQIPFISLAGALVITTPVKKWVFKTPQSDRMAAERILDDMKSRGLTKIGLISGTDGFGSSGREQTLAVAKEMGTIEVLADETYGGSDTDMTAQLTNIRGTKGVQAILNFGFGQGPAIVTRNYAQLSIDLPFYQSHGVASDGFLELAGDSAEGLRLPASPLLVPDSLPDSDLQKPIVEAYKSEYEARWNAKVSTFGAYAYDGLMLAVQAIEKAGTTDKAAVRDALENIQGHVGVTGTYTMSADDHNGLKADSFRILEVQNGSWKLVN; the protein is encoded by the coding sequence ATGAATGGAACACTGGCTCGTTATACCAAGAAATTTTTAGCCATCACGGCGGCTGGACTGCTAGCGATGAGTGCTCAGGCTGCTGATCCCATCCGTATCGGATCTTTTTTGTCAGTGACCGGCCCTGCCTCCTTTCTGGGGGACCCGGAGCTTAAAACCCTGGAAATGTACGTTGAGAAAATTAACAAAGAAGGCGGGGTGCTCGGCCGCCAACTAGAGTTAATTCATTACGATGACGCTGGCAATGCTTCTAGTGCCCGCAACTTCGCAAGCCGGCTTATTCGTTCAGACCGTGTGGATATTATTGTAGGCGGAAGTACAACCGGCGCCACCATGGCCGCTGTGCCGATGGTTGAGCAGGCCCAGATCCCTTTCATTTCGCTGGCGGGTGCTCTTGTAATTACAACGCCGGTGAAAAAGTGGGTGTTTAAAACGCCGCAGTCTGACCGCATGGCAGCAGAACGTATTCTGGATGATATGAAGTCCCGCGGTTTGACCAAAATTGGCCTGATCTCTGGCACCGATGGCTTTGGCAGTTCCGGTCGCGAGCAAACCCTTGCGGTGGCCAAGGAGATGGGCACGATTGAAGTGCTTGCGGACGAAACCTACGGCGGTTCCGACACCGACATGACGGCGCAGTTGACCAATATTCGCGGCACCAAAGGCGTACAGGCCATTTTGAACTTCGGCTTTGGGCAGGGCCCGGCCATTGTTACCCGAAACTACGCCCAGTTGAGTATTGACCTGCCATTTTACCAGTCCCATGGTGTTGCTTCTGACGGTTTTCTTGAACTTGCCGGCGACAGCGCCGAAGGCCTAAGGTTACCCGCATCGCCTTTGCTGGTTCCAGACTCACTGCCGGATTCTGACCTTCAAAAACCGATTGTAGAAGCGTATAAAAGTGAATACGAAGCTCGTTGGAACGCTAAGGTGTCCACGTTTGGTGCCTACGCTTATGACGGCTTGATGTTGGCGGTGCAGGCCATCGAGAAAGCCGGTACAACAGATAAAGCAGCCGTGCGCGACGCCCTCGAAAATATTCAGGGCCACGTAGGCGTAACCGGCACCTACACTATGTCGGCTGATGATCATAACGGTCTTAAAGCCGATTCCTTCCGCATTCTGGAAGTCCAGAATGGCAGCTGGAAGTTGGTCAACTAA
- a CDS encoding TRAP transporter substrate-binding protein, translating into MKKLGLNTLVLGISLSLAATAFASEFTNMDPITLRLAHVVNEQDGFHIAAVKFQDLVAERTEGVVNIELYPNASLGDERTLLEGMQIGTVDMGVITNGPVANFVEEMAVFELPFLFPSPQAAYDVLDGPIGQDLLDKLSEVNLKGLAYAERGFRNLTNSERPVNTPEDMKGLRIRVMENPVYVDTFRALGANAIPMAWTEALTAMQQGTIDGQENPANVIHSFKLYETQDYMTLSRHTYAPAIFVMGMPAWNKLPEAAQAVVVQAAQEAAEHERRVNAEMESQQLAELREAGMKINDTPDIKAFQAAVVPIYAKYGEKFGDYLPRILEALK; encoded by the coding sequence ATGAAAAAACTCGGTTTGAATACACTGGTACTTGGCATTTCCCTATCGCTGGCCGCTACGGCTTTTGCGTCAGAATTTACCAACATGGATCCGATTACTCTGCGCTTGGCTCACGTGGTCAACGAGCAAGATGGCTTTCATATTGCAGCCGTCAAATTTCAGGATCTGGTAGCAGAGCGAACCGAAGGTGTGGTGAACATCGAGCTCTACCCTAACGCTTCACTGGGCGACGAGCGCACCCTGCTTGAAGGCATGCAGATTGGCACCGTTGATATGGGCGTGATTACCAACGGCCCGGTTGCTAATTTTGTCGAAGAAATGGCGGTTTTTGAGCTGCCATTTTTGTTCCCTTCACCGCAAGCCGCTTACGACGTGCTCGACGGCCCCATTGGCCAGGACCTGCTCGACAAGCTTTCCGAGGTCAATCTGAAAGGCCTGGCCTACGCCGAACGCGGCTTTCGTAATTTGACCAACAGCGAGCGCCCGGTCAACACACCAGAAGACATGAAAGGCCTGCGTATTCGCGTAATGGAAAATCCGGTGTATGTGGACACCTTCCGCGCATTGGGTGCCAACGCCATTCCGATGGCGTGGACGGAAGCCTTGACCGCCATGCAGCAGGGCACCATTGATGGACAAGAAAATCCCGCCAATGTGATTCATTCCTTCAAACTCTACGAAACCCAGGATTATATGACCCTCTCGCGGCATACCTACGCCCCGGCCATCTTCGTGATGGGCATGCCTGCCTGGAATAAGCTTCCAGAAGCGGCACAGGCTGTGGTCGTCCAGGCCGCCCAGGAAGCCGCTGAACATGAGCGCCGGGTAAACGCCGAGATGGAATCCCAGCAACTGGCCGAACTGCGCGAAGCCGGCATGAAGATTAACGACACCCCAGATATAAAGGCTTTTCAAGCCGCCGTAGTGCCGATTTATGCGAAATACGGTGAGAAGTTCGGTGATTACCTGCCACGTATTCTGGAGGCGCTCAAATAA
- the paaX gene encoding phenylacetic acid degradation operon negative regulatory protein PaaX, with the protein MSAKSQLASLIQEFQQQRPVRAGSLIITIYGDVIHPRGGNVWLGSLMKLVAPMGINERLVRTSVYRLVQESWLQAEKVGRCSYYSITGDGLRRFRQAFEQVYSIGDDDWNGGWCLTLLNQVEPDLRLKVREELKWLGFGNLSPTIMQHPRFKPEQLTPLLQEWGASDDAIVMQTHPIEPRNSKALRRQVKESWDLDELGLRYKRFLEKFRPLWRELSHNDNLNAEDCLAARLLLIHEYRKILLRDPLLPDELLPSDWEGRSAKQLCRNLYLAIYARSDEFLACNLENASGPLPVPGAGFYRRFGGLEA; encoded by the coding sequence ATGTCAGCAAAAAGTCAGCTTGCAAGTCTGATACAGGAATTTCAGCAACAACGCCCGGTCCGTGCAGGTTCTCTGATCATTACCATTTACGGCGATGTCATCCACCCGCGCGGCGGTAATGTGTGGTTAGGCAGCTTGATGAAGCTGGTCGCACCAATGGGCATTAACGAGCGCCTGGTTCGAACGTCGGTTTACCGGTTGGTGCAAGAAAGCTGGCTGCAGGCTGAAAAAGTGGGTCGCTGCAGTTATTACAGCATAACTGGGGACGGCCTCCGGCGTTTCCGGCAAGCGTTTGAGCAGGTTTATAGCATTGGTGATGACGACTGGAACGGAGGTTGGTGCCTGACTTTGCTAAATCAGGTGGAACCTGACCTACGCTTAAAAGTGCGCGAGGAACTCAAATGGCTGGGCTTTGGCAATCTGTCACCCACCATCATGCAACACCCGCGCTTCAAGCCCGAGCAATTAACCCCGTTACTGCAAGAATGGGGCGCCTCCGATGACGCCATTGTGATGCAAACCCACCCGATAGAACCGCGGAATTCAAAAGCGCTGCGCAGGCAGGTTAAAGAAAGCTGGGATCTGGATGAACTGGGTTTGCGCTATAAACGCTTCCTGGAAAAATTTCGCCCACTGTGGAGGGAGCTCAGCCATAATGACAACCTTAACGCCGAGGACTGTCTGGCTGCACGGCTTTTACTCATTCACGAATACCGAAAAATACTGCTGCGCGACCCTTTGCTGCCTGACGAACTACTGCCTAGCGACTGGGAAGGGCGCAGCGCCAAGCAACTGTGCCGAAACCTTTACCTCGCAATTTACGCGCGCTCTGATGAATTCCTGGCCTGCAATCTGGAAAATGCATCCGGCCCGCTGCCTGTCCCGGGGGCCGGATTCTATCGCCGCTTTGGGGGTTTAGAGGCGTAA
- a CDS encoding acyl-CoA dehydrogenase family protein, with protein sequence MSGHHQDTELFRSMINRVLDKEIAPFYEQWEEKGVIPRDVWRTLGDAGMLGIDMPEEYGGAEASFEISQLAIEEIARKGFGGLASGYNIHANIVMPYILHLGSETQKQRYLPAMISGHLLSAIAMTEPGAGSDLAAMRSTAQRTDNGYVINGTKVFITNGLQAELVIVCAKTDPGAGAKGVSLFLVKTSLPGFSRGKGIRKIGQHASDTAELFFADLVVPHDALLGEEGQGFAYLMQELPRERLGVGAQAVGATEGVLEITLDYVQQRRAFGQRVADFQNTRFKLAEARARLEMAKAYLNQCTTKYLKGEMGPTDAAILKLMLTEMQCDIASDCLQLFGGYGYTVEYPVSRFFVDARVQTIYAGTSEIMKEVIARSMLGK encoded by the coding sequence ATGTCCGGACATCATCAAGATACTGAGCTTTTTCGCTCCATGATCAACCGAGTGCTCGACAAAGAAATCGCACCCTTTTATGAGCAATGGGAAGAGAAGGGCGTCATTCCGCGCGACGTGTGGCGTACCCTGGGGGATGCTGGAATGCTCGGTATCGACATGCCAGAGGAATATGGCGGTGCGGAGGCGAGTTTTGAAATCTCTCAGTTGGCAATTGAGGAAATTGCCCGCAAGGGCTTCGGCGGCCTCGCTTCGGGATACAATATCCACGCCAATATCGTGATGCCTTACATTCTGCACCTAGGTTCGGAAACTCAGAAACAGCGTTATCTGCCGGCTATGATCAGTGGCCATTTGCTCAGTGCGATCGCCATGACCGAGCCAGGTGCCGGCAGCGATCTGGCCGCTATGCGCTCCACGGCACAGCGCACTGATAACGGCTATGTAATTAATGGCACCAAGGTGTTTATCACCAACGGTTTGCAGGCAGAGTTGGTCATTGTGTGTGCAAAAACCGACCCTGGGGCCGGCGCCAAGGGCGTGTCGTTGTTCCTGGTGAAGACGAGCTTGCCCGGTTTTTCCCGTGGCAAAGGCATCCGCAAAATCGGACAGCATGCCAGCGACACCGCCGAACTCTTCTTTGCAGATCTTGTGGTTCCCCACGACGCTCTGCTGGGTGAGGAGGGGCAGGGGTTTGCTTACCTGATGCAAGAGTTGCCGCGTGAACGCCTAGGGGTTGGCGCGCAGGCGGTGGGGGCGACCGAGGGCGTGCTGGAGATTACTCTGGACTATGTGCAGCAACGTAGGGCTTTTGGTCAGAGAGTAGCTGACTTTCAAAATACCCGGTTTAAACTTGCAGAAGCCCGTGCACGGCTGGAGATGGCGAAAGCGTATCTGAACCAGTGCACGACTAAATATCTTAAAGGCGAAATGGGGCCAACAGACGCCGCCATTCTGAAGCTAATGCTCACCGAAATGCAGTGCGATATCGCCAGCGATTGTCTACAACTGTTTGGCGGCTACGGTTATACCGTTGAGTATCCCGTATCGCGATTTTTTGTGGATGCGCGAGTACAAACAATCTACGCAGGAACGTCTGAAATCATGAAAGAAGTGATTGCCCGTTCTATGCTGGGCAAATAA
- a CDS encoding branched-chain amino acid ABC transporter permease — MMEKLSEFRLKGLLCLAIVVFALPLFISNPFHYSLATQIALIAGAVVGLNLLVGFAGQISLGHAGFFGLGAYFSAIMTSHYGWSAIPALIVGAIGVGIIAWVVGRPILRLKGHYLSMATLAVGFIIAIILNNEREMTGGPDGMPVPAFDVFGWELSPFGEYSLFGMDISGDLAWYLFAGVVLLVAVWLAQNLIDSPIGRALRSVHGSEVAASVVGVNTTKYKSLVFVISAVYASVMGALYAHFQGFITPAVAGFEFSILLITMVVLGGMGSTIGVIIGAVVLELLPQVLADFQEFEMVLFGLILMLTMIFMPKGLLPTAANFLAKRRAKSAGGNA; from the coding sequence ATGATGGAAAAACTCTCTGAATTTCGTTTGAAGGGCCTGTTGTGCCTGGCCATTGTGGTTTTTGCTTTGCCTTTGTTTATTTCCAATCCGTTTCACTACAGCCTGGCCACGCAAATCGCGTTGATCGCCGGAGCCGTGGTGGGGCTAAACCTGTTGGTAGGGTTTGCTGGCCAGATTAGCCTGGGTCACGCCGGCTTTTTTGGTCTGGGTGCCTACTTTAGCGCGATCATGACCAGTCATTATGGCTGGTCTGCCATACCCGCGCTGATTGTTGGTGCTATCGGTGTGGGCATTATTGCCTGGGTGGTCGGCCGCCCGATTTTGCGCCTAAAAGGCCATTATCTGTCTATGGCGACCCTTGCCGTGGGCTTCATTATTGCCATCATATTGAATAATGAGCGGGAGATGACCGGCGGGCCGGATGGTATGCCGGTGCCTGCCTTTGACGTGTTTGGCTGGGAGCTCAGCCCATTTGGCGAATACTCCTTGTTTGGCATGGATATCAGTGGTGATCTGGCCTGGTACCTTTTTGCAGGCGTGGTGCTGTTGGTCGCCGTCTGGCTGGCACAGAACCTGATTGACTCGCCTATCGGTCGCGCCTTGCGCTCGGTACACGGCTCAGAGGTGGCAGCCAGCGTGGTGGGTGTGAACACCACGAAGTACAAGAGCCTGGTGTTTGTTATTTCGGCGGTTTACGCCAGCGTAATGGGTGCGCTTTACGCGCATTTTCAGGGCTTTATAACGCCCGCGGTGGCAGGCTTTGAGTTTTCCATTTTGTTGATCACGATGGTGGTGCTGGGCGGCATGGGGTCGACCATAGGTGTCATCATTGGCGCTGTGGTGTTGGAGCTACTGCCGCAAGTGCTGGCCGATTTCCAAGAGTTTGAGATGGTGCTGTTTGGTTTGATTCTGATGCTGACGATGATTTTCATGCCCAAAGGGCTGCTTCCAACCGCGGCCAATTTCCTGGCAAAACGACGCGCAAAGTCCGCCGGAGGTAACGCATGA
- a CDS encoding TRAP transporter small permease, translating to MTTKTQSLLKPLKRIERGLDAIIQPVVFAGMAALIGVITLQIISRVLFSAVGWTEEVARFLLVWITFFAGTLAFQRGRHIAVTFAVDALPVRLRKAARVAGTLAVLAFTVALVVIGYRYMQVQSFQKSASLRLSMTYVYSVIPLCAAVMSWYAFVDLLELLIDGERREEPVP from the coding sequence GTGACGACCAAAACTCAATCGCTGTTAAAGCCGCTAAAGCGAATTGAGCGCGGGTTGGATGCAATCATCCAGCCCGTGGTGTTTGCGGGTATGGCGGCGCTGATTGGCGTGATTACCCTGCAGATTATCTCCCGAGTGCTGTTCAGCGCGGTCGGCTGGACCGAAGAAGTCGCTCGCTTTCTGCTTGTGTGGATTACTTTTTTTGCGGGCACTCTGGCATTTCAGCGCGGTCGGCACATTGCCGTAACATTTGCCGTGGACGCCCTGCCCGTGCGCCTTCGAAAAGCCGCGCGCGTTGCCGGCACCCTGGCGGTATTGGCCTTTACGGTGGCACTGGTGGTGATCGGCTATCGTTATATGCAAGTTCAGAGCTTTCAGAAATCTGCTTCCTTAAGGCTCTCCATGACCTATGTCTACTCCGTGATTCCGCTCTGCGCGGCCGTGATGAGTTGGTACGCTTTCGTCGATCTATTGGAGCTCTTAATAGATGGCGAGCGTCGTGAGGAACCCGTTCCGTGA
- a CDS encoding ABC transporter ATP-binding protein — protein MTALVEVNNLSKAFGGVHAVEGVSFAVDAGQVYSVIGPNGAGKTTLFNLITGLYTPTGGDVKLNGESIAKLEPSQLAERGMCRTFQQMQICMNMSAIENVMLGRHLSLKSNLLTTLFRLPALTRGEKAAHGKSAELMEFVGCGEYINAEASAMSYGALKRLEIARALAAEPKIILLDEPAAGLNAVETTALEDLIRKIAEQGITVMLVEHDMKLVMNISDRLLVLNYGRVLAEGTPEQIRANPDVIAAYLGG, from the coding sequence ATGACGGCTCTGGTGGAAGTGAATAACCTGTCCAAGGCGTTTGGCGGTGTGCACGCTGTTGAAGGCGTGAGCTTTGCGGTAGACGCGGGGCAAGTGTATTCGGTGATTGGGCCGAATGGCGCTGGCAAAACCACGCTGTTTAACTTGATTACCGGTTTGTACACGCCCACGGGGGGCGACGTAAAGCTGAACGGCGAAAGCATCGCAAAACTGGAACCCAGCCAGCTTGCAGAGCGGGGTATGTGTCGCACCTTTCAGCAAATGCAGATTTGTATGAATATGTCGGCGATTGAAAACGTGATGCTGGGCCGTCACCTGTCCCTGAAAAGCAACCTGTTAACCACGCTTTTCCGCTTACCAGCGCTGACCCGGGGTGAAAAAGCCGCCCACGGCAAATCCGCCGAACTGATGGAGTTTGTCGGTTGTGGCGAGTACATCAACGCCGAAGCTTCGGCAATGTCTTATGGCGCCCTGAAGCGCCTGGAAATTGCCCGCGCGTTAGCGGCAGAGCCGAAGATTATTCTTCTGGATGAGCCCGCTGCTGGCTTGAATGCGGTGGAAACCACTGCTTTGGAGGACTTGATCCGCAAGATTGCCGAGCAAGGCATTACCGTGATGTTGGTAGAGCACGACATGAAGCTGGTAATGAACATTTCCGACCGTTTACTGGTACTTAATTACGGGCGTGTGCTGGCAGAAGGTACACCGGAGCAGATTCGTGCTAATCCGGACGTGATCGCAGCTTACTTGGGCGGTTAA
- a CDS encoding ABC transporter ATP-binding protein: MLTIKGLKTSYGQIEALHGVDIRINSGEIVSLVGANGAGKSTLLMTISGLQPTDAGSITFEGKDLLKMPTDKRVASGIVQVPEGRQVFKDLSVEDNLLLGAYTRGRSPEVEDDIERMYEKFPILRQKRRNLAGELSGGQQQMLAMGRALMAKPRLLLLDEPSMGLAPLIIEEIFNIIKELKNEGMTIFLVEQNASQALALADRGYVLETGRVVVEGSGRELLSNEKVREAYLGM; encoded by the coding sequence ATGCTCACGATCAAGGGCCTGAAGACTTCCTACGGCCAGATTGAAGCACTCCACGGCGTTGATATCCGCATCAACAGCGGCGAAATTGTGTCGCTGGTGGGCGCCAACGGTGCCGGCAAGTCCACACTGCTGATGACCATCTCCGGGCTGCAACCAACAGACGCGGGCAGCATTACCTTTGAAGGCAAAGATTTGCTAAAGATGCCGACCGATAAGCGGGTTGCCAGTGGCATTGTGCAGGTGCCCGAAGGCCGGCAGGTGTTCAAGGATCTGAGCGTTGAGGACAACTTGCTGCTGGGCGCTTATACCCGTGGCCGCAGCCCCGAAGTGGAAGACGACATCGAACGCATGTACGAGAAGTTCCCCATATTGCGCCAGAAACGTCGCAACCTGGCGGGTGAGTTGTCTGGTGGTCAGCAGCAGATGCTGGCCATGGGCCGGGCGCTGATGGCAAAGCCGAGATTGTTGCTGTTGGACGAGCCCAGCATGGGGCTTGCACCGCTGATTATTGAAGAAATTTTCAATATCATCAAAGAGCTCAAAAACGAAGGCATGACCATCTTTTTGGTGGAGCAAAACGCGTCCCAGGCGCTGGCGCTCGCCGACCGTGGCTACGTACTGGAAACCGGCCGCGTGGTGGTGGAAGGCTCTGGCCGGGAATTGCTGAGCAACGAAAAAGTACGGGAGGCTTATTTGGGTATGTAA
- a CDS encoding TRAP transporter large permease: MTLLLFGLFFALMLLGVPIALAIGASTMIALSQAGVPLMVVTQQMFQGINSFALVAIPMFILAGDLMAQGKVSERLVNFANSLFGFLRGGLSVVSVMAGMFFAAISGSGAATTAAVGASLVPELRKKGYDPASAASLIAASGTIGVVIPPSVPMIIYAVIAQQSVSELFLNGFLPGLAMGLGLMAIAITQAYKRQYPKGTPFSLATIWRTLKSASWGLMTPVIILGGIFSGIFTPSEAAVVAVNYALLVSLFIYRDLKLSDVYRILIRSAITTSVIMLVIATSAVLSWTLSSWQVPGAIAEAVLSISTDPYVIMLLVVGIILLTGVFLETASALIILTPVLLPLVIQLGIDPIHFGLIIVVGLAIGMITPPVAINLYVASSITQLPLERITRAIIPYLLGLISVLLMVVYIPILAGWSGPYIPK, encoded by the coding sequence GTGACGCTGCTACTGTTCGGGCTGTTCTTCGCGCTGATGCTGCTCGGTGTGCCTATTGCGCTGGCGATCGGTGCCAGCACCATGATCGCGCTCAGCCAGGCCGGGGTACCTTTGATGGTGGTCACCCAGCAGATGTTTCAGGGCATCAATTCCTTTGCCTTGGTGGCCATCCCCATGTTCATACTGGCCGGCGACCTGATGGCTCAAGGCAAAGTGAGCGAGAGACTCGTCAACTTTGCCAACTCTCTGTTCGGCTTTCTACGGGGGGGCTTATCGGTCGTGTCGGTGATGGCAGGGATGTTCTTCGCAGCAATTTCAGGCTCCGGGGCGGCGACCACAGCGGCGGTGGGAGCAAGTTTGGTCCCAGAGCTGCGTAAGAAGGGTTATGACCCCGCGTCTGCTGCCAGCCTGATCGCCGCAAGCGGTACCATCGGCGTGGTCATCCCGCCGTCTGTGCCCATGATTATTTATGCAGTGATTGCCCAGCAATCGGTATCTGAGCTATTCCTGAACGGCTTTTTGCCGGGGCTAGCCATGGGGCTGGGGCTGATGGCAATTGCCATTACCCAAGCCTACAAACGCCAGTATCCCAAAGGCACGCCCTTCTCCCTGGCCACCATCTGGCGCACATTAAAAAGCGCGAGTTGGGGACTGATGACGCCCGTCATCATTCTGGGGGGCATATTCTCGGGAATTTTCACGCCCAGTGAAGCCGCAGTGGTGGCTGTCAACTACGCGCTGCTGGTCTCGCTGTTCATTTACCGTGACCTAAAGCTAAGCGATGTGTATCGCATCTTGATTCGCTCGGCGATTACCACCTCGGTGATCATGCTTGTGATCGCCACCTCGGCGGTGCTGAGCTGGACGCTATCCAGCTGGCAAGTGCCCGGCGCTATTGCTGAAGCGGTGCTGTCTATCTCTACCGACCCTTACGTGATCATGCTGTTAGTGGTGGGCATAATTCTGCTGACCGGTGTATTTCTCGAAACCGCCAGCGCACTGATTATTCTAACGCCGGTTTTGCTGCCGCTGGTGATTCAACTGGGAATTGACCCGATTCATTTTGGCCTGATCATCGTGGTCGGATTGGCGATCGGAATGATCACCCCACCGGTAGCGATCAACCTTTATGTCGCTTCTTCAATCACGCAACTGCCCTTGGAGCGCATTACTCGGGCAATCATCCCTTACTTGCTGGGGTTGATCAGCGTGCTGCTAATGGTCGTGTATATTCCTATTCTGGCCGGCTGGTCAGGGCCTTACATACCCAAATAA